A genomic stretch from Telmatocola sphagniphila includes:
- a CDS encoding HlyD family efflux transporter periplasmic adaptor subunit: protein MNMRRFLPLLGVGLLALTACDPVTIKSDAVNIGNGLSSANTNVTSNQPSTPVEIGNLLYPKAVAFDKADIKTGVIKADPILVPQGHIVLPAKQDVPSELEGTIRWIGRPLRPGEQKPSDPFEYLDVKDPYTQEGQPAKIYTYIRLRVNDYVEKDKPVALLEDKMSILNVLSALRAMDVAVADEKSARKQVEYYDLEYRSNLKANKEGKAAVPDIEVAKSKAQVTVAESQAESKKAALGKSKVEFDTAQEKLSRHTISPALSGRVQSINKQAGDAIKAGETILQIQDTKHLQIEGAVDVQNLGLIQDGMAVTIQPSRKTGKYLTMPRTSSRPITAIATTRLGPDHLVFVASEDGSVHMWDLKSIKASFKHKEPVRTLACTLPSVAKQFIVTGCDDGKARLWYIGTPKSEAKEFDGHHVGGVLACAISPDGKYCVTSDERDIYLWETATGKKLYKFEERKHVQPVVKLAFLPQGRVVSVGKDNDAACVWKMGDKNATVERSFDHRGGEVSNLGVSDDGNRMLIDQDPTRLNIVTLGDGVTESTLQSPSESNKFAGLALLSPKLNEKGDRVIVTTGSTEGSLQVWKTPTGGGKSAELENLICDDNAQATAAAFSTVGVGGFIVAGTKKGSVYLWKLPDTEELTHVYKGVIPKKGSQVEPNGKTVRIIAELENPTEERWQLLPGDTATVIIQP, encoded by the coding sequence ATGAATATGCGAAGATTTTTACCGCTGCTAGGAGTGGGCTTGCTGGCCCTGACCGCTTGCGATCCGGTAACCATCAAGTCCGATGCGGTGAACATCGGTAACGGTCTTTCTTCGGCCAATACGAATGTGACCTCCAACCAGCCAAGTACCCCGGTGGAGATCGGCAACCTGCTTTATCCCAAAGCGGTAGCCTTCGATAAAGCGGATATCAAGACGGGTGTTATCAAAGCCGATCCGATTCTGGTCCCCCAGGGACACATTGTTCTGCCCGCGAAGCAGGATGTGCCGAGCGAACTCGAAGGGACGATCCGTTGGATCGGGCGTCCCTTGCGTCCGGGCGAACAGAAGCCTTCAGATCCCTTCGAATATTTGGATGTGAAAGATCCTTATACCCAAGAAGGTCAACCTGCGAAAATTTATACCTATATCCGCCTGCGAGTGAACGATTACGTTGAGAAGGACAAGCCCGTCGCTTTACTCGAGGATAAGATGTCCATCTTAAATGTTCTTTCCGCATTACGAGCTATGGATGTTGCGGTTGCCGATGAAAAATCCGCAAGGAAACAAGTGGAGTATTATGATCTCGAATACAGATCCAATTTGAAAGCCAATAAAGAAGGTAAGGCCGCAGTTCCCGATATCGAAGTTGCGAAGAGTAAAGCTCAAGTCACGGTTGCGGAATCCCAGGCGGAGTCTAAGAAGGCTGCTTTGGGTAAATCCAAAGTGGAATTTGATACGGCCCAGGAGAAGCTGTCGCGACACACGATTTCGCCCGCACTCAGTGGACGAGTCCAATCAATCAATAAACAGGCTGGAGATGCCATCAAGGCCGGCGAAACCATTCTGCAAATCCAGGATACTAAGCACCTTCAAATCGAAGGGGCCGTCGACGTTCAGAACTTGGGCTTAATCCAGGACGGTATGGCCGTCACGATTCAGCCCTCCCGTAAGACGGGCAAATACTTGACGATGCCTCGAACCAGTAGCCGGCCAATCACGGCTATCGCGACGACCCGACTCGGGCCGGATCATCTGGTCTTCGTCGCCAGCGAAGATGGCTCGGTTCACATGTGGGATTTGAAATCCATCAAAGCTTCTTTCAAGCATAAGGAACCGGTTCGTACACTCGCCTGCACCCTTCCCAGCGTGGCGAAACAGTTCATCGTCACCGGTTGCGATGATGGTAAAGCTCGACTCTGGTACATCGGTACCCCCAAGTCGGAAGCCAAAGAATTCGATGGTCACCATGTGGGCGGGGTTCTCGCTTGTGCGATCTCTCCCGATGGCAAATATTGCGTGACGTCGGATGAACGGGACATTTATCTGTGGGAAACCGCGACGGGGAAGAAACTCTACAAGTTTGAAGAACGCAAACACGTCCAACCAGTAGTTAAGCTGGCGTTTCTGCCCCAGGGCCGTGTGGTTTCCGTGGGTAAGGACAATGATGCCGCCTGCGTCTGGAAGATGGGAGACAAGAATGCCACGGTGGAAAGAAGCTTCGACCACCGCGGCGGTGAAGTTTCCAATCTTGGTGTCAGCGACGATGGGAATCGCATGCTGATCGACCAGGATCCCACCCGATTGAATATCGTGACCTTGGGAGATGGTGTGACTGAAAGCACCTTGCAATCTCCTTCCGAAAGCAACAAGTTCGCCGGTCTGGCCCTGTTGTCACCCAAGCTGAACGAAAAAGGCGATCGCGTCATCGTCACCACCGGTTCGACCGAGGGGAGCCTGCAGGTCTGGAAAACTCCGACCGGGGGCGGGAAGAGTGCCGAACTGGAAAACCTCATCTGCGATGACAACGCTCAGGCCACCGCCGCGGCATTCTCGACCGTCGGGGTGGGGGGATTCATTGTTGCGGGTACCAAGAAGGGATCGGTTTATCTCTGGAAACTGCCCGATACCGAAGAATTGACGCACGTTTATAAAGGGGTGATTCCCAAAAAAGGTTCCCAGGTGGAACCGAACGGCAAAACGGTGAGGATCATCGCCGAGTTGGAAAATCCGACCGAAGAACGCTGGCAGCTCTTACCGGGCGATACGGCGACCGTGATCATCCAGCCCTGA